Proteins encoded in a region of the Paraburkholderia flava genome:
- a CDS encoding methylated-DNA--[protein]-cysteine S-methyltransferase, with amino-acid sequence MKLHLTTIATPLDDMLLVTDESAHIHAFEFADHRARLHRLLRARYDTYELIDAPPSPTHVTAIDRYFAGDLHALDSLVTDTAGSDLERRVWVALLEIPPGRTKTYGELARALGFTDPRAAIDIGAAVGANPVEVIVPCHRVIGSNGELKGYAGGPHRKRWLLEHEGALAPVNDLFAAR; translated from the coding sequence ATGAAGCTTCATCTGACCACGATCGCCACGCCGCTCGACGACATGCTGCTCGTCACCGACGAGTCCGCGCATATTCACGCATTCGAATTCGCCGATCACCGCGCGCGGCTGCATCGTCTGCTGCGCGCACGCTACGACACCTACGAACTGATCGACGCGCCGCCGTCGCCCACACACGTCACGGCAATCGACCGCTACTTCGCCGGCGATCTGCACGCGCTCGATTCGCTCGTCACCGATACCGCAGGCTCCGATCTCGAACGCCGCGTATGGGTTGCACTGCTCGAGATCCCACCAGGCCGCACGAAAACTTATGGCGAACTCGCACGCGCACTCGGCTTCACCGATCCGCGCGCAGCGATCGATATCGGTGCGGCCGTCGGCGCGAATCCGGTCGAGGTGATCGTGCCGTGTCATCGCGTGATCGGCAGCAACGGTGAACTGAAGGGTTATGCAGGCGGCCCGCATCGCAAGCGCTGGCTGCTCGAACATGAAGGCGCGCTGGCTCCGGTGAACGATCTGTTTGCTGCACGTTGA
- a CDS encoding glutathione S-transferase family protein — MPLKLYAHPFSSYCQKALIALYENDTPFEWRVLAHDNPQLMAEFAGLWPMKRFPLLVDGACVVTEASIIVEYLGLHYPGPVALLPADPHAALEVREMDRFFDNYVSTPQQGIVYDALRPATERDPRSVADACAMLDTAYAWLDRTMADREWAAGDRFSLADCAAAPSLFYADWSHRIDASFVNVIAYRNRLLARPSFARAVDEARPYRPLFPLGAPDRD; from the coding sequence ATGCCCCTGAAGCTCTATGCCCATCCTTTTTCCTCTTATTGCCAGAAGGCGCTGATCGCGCTGTACGAAAACGACACGCCGTTCGAATGGCGCGTGCTCGCGCACGACAATCCGCAACTGATGGCCGAATTCGCCGGTCTCTGGCCGATGAAGCGTTTTCCGCTGCTGGTCGATGGTGCGTGCGTGGTGACCGAGGCGTCGATCATCGTCGAGTATCTCGGGCTGCATTATCCGGGGCCTGTCGCGCTGTTGCCCGCTGATCCGCACGCCGCGCTCGAGGTCCGCGAGATGGACCGCTTCTTCGACAACTACGTGTCGACACCGCAGCAGGGGATCGTCTACGACGCGTTGCGTCCGGCGACGGAGCGCGACCCGCGCAGCGTCGCCGATGCGTGCGCGATGCTCGATACCGCATACGCATGGCTCGACCGGACGATGGCTGATCGCGAGTGGGCGGCAGGCGACCGTTTCAGTCTCGCCGATTGTGCGGCGGCGCCGTCGCTGTTTTACGCGGACTGGTCGCACCGGATCGATGCGTCGTTCGTGAACGTGATCGCGTACCGGAACCGGCTGCTCGCGCGGCCGTCGTTTGCGCGTGCGGTCGATGAGGCCCGGCCGTATAGGCCGCTGTTTCCGCTTGGGGCGCCTGATCGCGATTGA
- a CDS encoding ACT domain-containing protein yields MTSPISDLRVLLASMQPVLDDRQVAFVSIDVKAEVSWDPLGPDVVATFREREGLTLIVELNAALKSGVPILFRAAWITLTVHSDLEAVGLTAAFANALGAEGISCNVVAAAYHDHIFVPLADAQRAMAALERLQRDSAAQTSR; encoded by the coding sequence ATGACCTCACCCATTTCCGATCTACGCGTACTGCTCGCATCGATGCAACCGGTACTCGACGACCGTCAGGTCGCATTCGTATCGATCGATGTAAAAGCGGAGGTGTCGTGGGATCCGCTCGGCCCTGACGTCGTGGCGACGTTTCGCGAGCGGGAAGGTTTGACGTTGATCGTCGAACTGAACGCGGCGTTAAAAAGCGGCGTGCCGATCCTGTTTCGCGCCGCGTGGATCACGCTGACCGTCCACTCGGATCTCGAAGCGGTCGGTCTAACAGCGGCGTTCGCGAATGCGCTCGGTGCAGAGGGAATCAGCTGTAATGTGGTCGCGGCTGCGTATCACGATCACATCTTCGTGCCGCTAGCCGACGCGCAGCGGGCAATGGCCGCGCTTGAACGGTTGCAGCGCGACTCGGCGGCCCAGACATCGCGCTAA
- a CDS encoding iron-siderophore ABC transporter substrate-binding protein: MNRRGMLTALLGAGAFAATAAFDCARASTSPTSPTPPTPRRVVVLDWVLTEIVLSLGVVPVGIANTQGFAHSYPASDLPASVVDLGLMFQPNMELLVALKPDLIVITPAHATLRESLERIAPTVTLGIHRAADAPYTAARMETLRLARMLDCEARAATLFAQTDKTLDTARATLAAMPAVRTAPLYVVRFLDEAHLRVFGAHSFYGELLAMLGLHNAWQRTTNASAFSTVGIDALGDVPDATLLYLKPLPVLAAKMMKTSPVWHAMPFVTSRRMLVLPDVPRDGGLPSAMYFARALVGALTDRTTGAA, encoded by the coding sequence ATGAACCGACGCGGGATGCTGACCGCGTTGCTGGGCGCGGGCGCGTTTGCCGCGACCGCGGCTTTCGACTGCGCGCGTGCCTCTACGTCGCCTACGTCGCCTACGCCGCCTACGCCGCGCCGTGTCGTCGTGCTCGACTGGGTGCTGACGGAGATCGTGCTGTCGCTCGGTGTGGTGCCGGTCGGCATCGCGAACACGCAGGGCTTCGCGCACAGCTATCCGGCGAGCGATCTGCCGGCGTCGGTCGTCGATCTCGGTCTGATGTTCCAGCCGAACATGGAACTGCTGGTCGCGCTGAAGCCCGACCTGATCGTGATCACGCCCGCTCATGCGACGCTGCGTGAGTCGCTCGAACGGATCGCGCCGACGGTCACGCTCGGCATCCATCGCGCGGCCGACGCACCGTACACCGCCGCCCGGATGGAAACGCTGCGGCTCGCGCGGATGCTCGACTGCGAAGCGCGCGCCGCGACGCTATTCGCGCAGACGGACAAGACGCTCGATACCGCACGCGCGACGCTCGCCGCGATGCCCGCCGTGCGCACGGCACCGCTCTACGTGGTGCGTTTTCTCGACGAAGCGCATCTGCGGGTATTCGGTGCGCACAGTTTCTACGGCGAACTGCTCGCGATGCTCGGCCTGCACAACGCATGGCAGCGTACGACCAACGCGTCGGCGTTCTCGACCGTCGGCATCGACGCGCTCGGCGACGTACCCGACGCGACGCTGCTGTATCTGAAACCGCTCCCCGTTCTGGCCGCAAAGATGATGAAAACCAGCCCGGTATGGCACGCGATGCCGTTCGTCACGAGCCGTCGCATGCTGGTGCTGCCCGACGTTCCGCGCGATGGCGGTCTGCCGTCCGCGATGTATTTCGCCCGCGCGCTCGTCGGTGCGCTGACCGACCGCACGACGGGGGCCGCGTGA
- a CDS encoding ATP-binding cassette domain-containing protein: MNANPSLLEAASTEVSHHTADAPMYELDEVSFGVGGRTLLHPLTLTLPTRRVCGLIGHNGSGKSTLLKLLARQQEPMSGTVRFGGCSLRDWESRAFARKVAYLPQQPPAAEGMTVRELVALGRYPWHGALGRFTSRDGDKVHEAMQLTDLLRFADRTVDSLSGGERQRAWIAMLVAQDSECLLLDEPISALDIAHQLEVLDLVRNLSQQRGLGVVVVLHDINMAGRFCDDLIALKGGRLLANGPAAQLIDGETLGAIYGVPMGTVPHPRGGLPISFAY; encoded by the coding sequence ATGAACGCGAACCCTTCGCTGCTCGAAGCGGCCTCCACCGAAGTCAGCCACCACACGGCCGATGCGCCGATGTACGAACTCGACGAAGTATCGTTCGGCGTCGGTGGGCGCACGCTGCTGCATCCGCTGACCCTCACGCTGCCGACGCGGCGCGTGTGCGGTTTGATCGGCCACAACGGCTCGGGCAAATCCACGCTGCTCAAGCTGCTCGCGCGCCAGCAGGAACCGATGAGCGGCACCGTGCGCTTCGGCGGATGCTCGCTGCGCGACTGGGAGAGCCGTGCGTTCGCGCGCAAGGTTGCGTATCTGCCGCAGCAGCCGCCGGCTGCCGAAGGGATGACCGTGCGCGAGCTGGTCGCGCTCGGCCGCTATCCGTGGCACGGCGCGCTCGGTCGCTTCACGTCGCGTGATGGCGACAAGGTGCACGAAGCGATGCAGCTCACCGATCTGCTGCGCTTCGCGGACCGCACCGTCGACAGTCTTTCCGGCGGCGAACGGCAGCGTGCGTGGATCGCGATGCTGGTCGCGCAGGACAGCGAATGCCTGCTGCTCGACGAACCGATTTCGGCGCTCGATATCGCGCATCAGCTCGAAGTGCTCGACCTCGTGCGTAATTTGAGTCAGCAACGCGGGCTCGGCGTTGTCGTCGTGCTGCACGATATCAACATGGCGGGTCGCTTTTGCGACGACCTGATCGCGTTGAAGGGCGGCCGGCTGCTCGCGAACGGGCCGGCTGCGCAACTGATCGACGGTGAGACGCTCGGTGCGATCTACGGCGTGCCTATGGGTACGGTTCCGCATCCGCGTGGTGGGTTGCCGATCAGCTTTGCTTATTGA
- a CDS encoding cyclic peptide export ABC transporter, producing the protein MHLLLQLARKSRGILFIALVTSLISGFGNAGLVALINQALSASRERLGVLGLEFLALGVVVLLTRTLSQTLFMYLGQKAKATLRMRTIRRIGEASYRHLEQQGAARSISVLTGDLDSIVMLFISMPALAMQGAVIVGCLTYLGYLSWKILLFAIVTICIGSIGFRLANKRALFHLRASRSREDDLVKHFRALFDGAKELKLHRERRETFIDNTLATNVEAVRVQRTRGYVLYAAAASWGSFILLAFIGITLFVVARLFPVDVHVMSGYAMVFLYMIMPIEALLSAIPNVGSARVAFERIEKVNADLPLDTAKPAKAPASFESIVLDGVMHRYFREKENEMFTLGPVNLSFKPGEIVYLIGGNGSGKTTLAKMLVGLYPPEGGRILLNGKPVDEADADVYRQHFSVVFSDFFLFDSLLGIQSADVDGKALEYLKYLQLDHKVTIKDGAFSTIDLSQGQRKRLALLVTYLEDRPFYVFDEWAADQDPLFKDVFYKRLLPELQAKGKTVLVITHDDRYFHLADRYIKLDFGQVAEQGRGDELQAGYHGTAQTRDVQQGPLVASAT; encoded by the coding sequence ATGCACTTGCTTCTGCAACTCGCCCGTAAGTCTCGCGGCATTCTGTTCATCGCGCTGGTGACGAGCCTGATCAGCGGCTTCGGCAACGCCGGTCTGGTCGCACTGATCAACCAGGCACTCAGCGCGTCGCGCGAGCGGCTCGGCGTACTCGGCCTGGAATTCCTCGCGCTCGGCGTCGTGGTGCTGCTCACGCGCACGCTGTCGCAGACGCTCTTCATGTATCTCGGTCAGAAAGCGAAGGCGACGCTGCGCATGCGCACGATCCGCCGCATCGGCGAGGCGTCGTACCGGCATCTCGAACAGCAGGGCGCCGCGCGTTCGATCTCCGTGCTGACCGGCGACCTCGACTCGATCGTGATGTTGTTCATCAGCATGCCGGCACTCGCGATGCAGGGTGCGGTGATCGTCGGCTGCCTCACGTATCTCGGCTATCTGTCGTGGAAGATCCTGCTGTTCGCGATCGTCACGATCTGCATCGGCTCGATTGGTTTCCGGCTCGCGAACAAGCGCGCGCTGTTCCATCTGCGCGCATCGCGCAGCCGCGAGGACGATCTCGTCAAGCATTTCCGCGCGCTCTTTGACGGTGCGAAGGAACTGAAGCTGCATCGCGAGCGCCGCGAGACGTTCATCGACAACACGCTCGCGACCAACGTCGAAGCGGTGCGCGTGCAGCGCACGCGCGGCTACGTGCTGTATGCGGCGGCCGCGAGCTGGGGCAGCTTCATCCTGCTCGCGTTTATCGGCATTACGCTGTTCGTCGTCGCGCGGCTGTTCCCGGTCGACGTGCACGTGATGTCCGGCTACGCGATGGTGTTCCTGTACATGATCATGCCGATCGAGGCGCTGCTGTCCGCGATTCCGAACGTCGGCTCGGCGCGGGTCGCATTCGAGCGGATCGAGAAGGTCAATGCCGATCTGCCGCTCGACACCGCGAAGCCGGCGAAAGCCCCCGCGTCGTTCGAGAGCATCGTGCTCGACGGCGTCATGCATCGTTACTTCCGCGAAAAGGAAAACGAGATGTTCACGCTGGGACCGGTGAACCTGTCGTTCAAGCCCGGCGAGATCGTCTATCTGATCGGCGGCAACGGCAGCGGCAAGACCACGCTCGCGAAGATGCTGGTCGGCCTCTATCCGCCCGAGGGCGGTCGTATCCTGCTGAACGGCAAGCCGGTCGACGAAGCGGATGCCGACGTTTATCGCCAGCACTTCTCGGTCGTCTTCAGCGACTTCTTCCTGTTCGATAGCCTGCTCGGGATTCAGTCCGCCGACGTCGACGGCAAGGCGCTGGAATATCTGAAGTACCTGCAGCTCGACCACAAGGTGACGATCAAGGACGGCGCGTTCTCGACGATCGATCTGTCGCAAGGGCAGCGCAAGCGGCTCGCGCTGCTCGTCACGTATCTGGAGGACCGGCCGTTCTACGTGTTCGACGAATGGGCCGCCGACCAGGACCCGCTGTTCAAGGACGTGTTCTATAAACGCCTGCTGCCGGAGTTGCAGGCCAAGGGCAAGACCGTCCTCGTGATTACCCACGACGACCGCTATTTCCATCTCGCCGATCGCTACATCAAGCTCGATTTCGGCCAGGTGGCCGAACAGGGTCGCGGCGATGAACTGCAGGCTGGTTATCATGGCACGGCGCAGACGCGCGACGTGCAGCAGGGCCCGCTCGTCGCGTCCGCGACCTGA
- the fhuB gene encoding Fe(3+)-hydroxamate ABC transporter permease FhuB yields MATPVFAASRRMPLLPVSIVAIAALLLTLHQLGGRLPPQLWWQALVDPSPNDLRQLLVHYGDLPRIAVTLLCGAALGVAGVVTQQVLRNPLAEPMTLGMFSGSYLAMSLATVYAPVLLDSGRDVVGLAGGATALAVVFLIAARRGISPLALILGGMIVNLCCGALTLALAISHYDLLSGLMIWGGGSLGQHDWSVAQALAIRLVPCAALMLLCLRPMAVFDVGDAVASSLGVSLRFTRGAALFLTLLVTAFVVSAVGVIGFIGLAAPTLARLAGARRLQDRMLWAPLFGAALLWLADQLAQQFSGLYGQPIPTGALTTLLGAPLLLLLLRRLHGRPDLTRTVVQSPAPLSTRALITISVSSIVLLAVAIGLSLAVGRGLDGWHVSGPQGVAALLFLRWPHVVAAMGVGVLLALAGGVIQRMTGNPMASPDLLGITAGGALGLTGALFLTAHPGVPTYLIWCAGGAVLTLGALILFARASSYAPDTLVLAGVTISAVFQAVSTLAMASDDPRVIILYNLLAGSTYNVSATAAGVVAVAALAALVAVPFCRRWLEILPLGGAVSRGLGVNITVARVTLLLLSALLTAAATLVIGPLSFVGLMAPHMTRLLGVRRAMPLLFISAAFGAALMVASDWLGRWVVFPQEMPAGVMATLLGGAYLIVAMFIRSSRD; encoded by the coding sequence GTGGCGACACCCGTTTTCGCGGCATCGCGGCGCATGCCGCTGCTGCCGGTCAGCATCGTCGCGATCGCGGCGCTGCTGCTGACGCTGCATCAACTGGGCGGACGTTTGCCGCCGCAGCTGTGGTGGCAGGCGCTCGTCGATCCGTCGCCGAACGACCTGCGGCAACTGCTCGTCCACTACGGCGACCTGCCGCGTATCGCCGTAACGTTGCTGTGCGGCGCGGCGCTCGGCGTTGCCGGCGTCGTGACCCAGCAGGTGCTGCGCAATCCGCTCGCCGAACCGATGACGCTCGGCATGTTCTCCGGCTCCTATCTCGCGATGTCGCTCGCGACGGTCTATGCGCCGGTGCTGCTCGACTCGGGCCGCGACGTGGTCGGGCTGGCGGGCGGCGCGACCGCGCTCGCGGTCGTGTTCCTGATCGCGGCGCGACGCGGCATCTCGCCGCTTGCGCTGATCCTCGGCGGGATGATCGTCAACCTGTGCTGCGGCGCGTTGACGCTCGCGCTCGCGATCTCGCACTACGATCTGCTGAGCGGTCTGATGATCTGGGGCGGCGGTTCGCTCGGCCAGCACGACTGGAGCGTTGCGCAGGCGCTCGCGATCCGCCTCGTGCCGTGCGCGGCATTGATGCTGCTGTGCCTGCGTCCAATGGCGGTGTTCGACGTCGGCGACGCGGTGGCGAGCAGTCTTGGCGTGTCGCTGCGTTTCACGCGCGGCGCGGCGCTGTTTTTAACGCTGCTCGTGACGGCGTTCGTCGTCAGCGCGGTCGGCGTGATCGGTTTCATCGGGCTGGCTGCGCCGACGCTCGCGCGTCTTGCAGGCGCGCGCCGATTGCAAGACCGGATGCTGTGGGCGCCGCTGTTCGGCGCTGCGCTGCTGTGGCTCGCGGACCAGCTCGCGCAGCAGTTCTCCGGTCTGTACGGCCAGCCGATTCCGACCGGCGCCCTGACGACGCTGCTCGGTGCGCCGCTGTTGCTGCTGCTGTTGCGGCGCTTGCATGGTCGTCCCGATCTGACGCGTACGGTCGTGCAATCGCCGGCGCCGCTGTCGACGCGTGCATTGATTACCATCAGCGTGTCGAGCATCGTGCTGCTCGCGGTCGCGATCGGGCTGTCGCTTGCGGTTGGACGCGGACTCGATGGCTGGCACGTCAGCGGACCGCAGGGCGTCGCCGCGCTGCTGTTCCTGCGTTGGCCGCACGTCGTCGCGGCGATGGGCGTCGGCGTGCTGCTCGCGCTTGCTGGCGGCGTGATCCAGCGGATGACCGGCAATCCGATGGCGAGTCCCGATCTGCTCGGCATCACCGCCGGCGGCGCACTCGGCCTGACCGGCGCGCTTTTTCTGACCGCGCATCCCGGCGTGCCGACGTACCTCATATGGTGCGCGGGCGGCGCGGTGCTTACGCTCGGCGCGCTGATCCTGTTTGCCCGCGCCTCGTCATATGCACCCGATACGCTGGTGCTGGCGGGCGTGACGATCAGCGCAGTGTTCCAGGCCGTGTCGACGCTGGCGATGGCCAGCGACGATCCGCGCGTGATCATCCTCTACAATCTGCTTGCAGGGTCGACCTACAACGTCAGCGCGACAGCGGCGGGCGTCGTGGCCGTCGCGGCACTGGCGGCGCTCGTCGCGGTGCCGTTCTGCCGGCGCTGGCTGGAGATTCTGCCGCTCGGCGGCGCGGTATCGCGGGGGCTCGGCGTCAACATCACGGTCGCGCGCGTGACGCTGCTGCTGCTGAGCGCGCTACTCACCGCCGCCGCGACGCTGGTGATCGGTCCGCTGTCGTTCGTCGGTCTGATGGCACCGCACATGACGCGCCTGCTCGGCGTGCGGCGCGCGATGCCGCTGCTGTTTATTTCCGCTGCGTTCGGCGCGGCGTTGATGGTCGCCTCCGACTGGCTCGGCCGCTGGGTTGTGTTTCCGCAGGAAATGCCGGCGGGCGTGATGGCCACGTTGCTGGGCGGCGCCTATCTGATCGTTGCGATGTTCATCCGCAGCTCGCGAGATTAA